In Desulfurellaceae bacterium, a single window of DNA contains:
- a CDS encoding MmgE/PrpD family protein, with product RAGGIMANVGSMTKATHCGWAAAAGLDAALLARRGFSANAEIFEAPNGYVEVFFGEGFDTAILLAFGQPYRLVDPGFAIKLFPSQYATHFAISAGLELHRQL from the coding sequence CTCGGGCCGGTGGCATCATGGCCAACGTCGGCAGCATGACCAAGGCCACCCACTGCGGCTGGGCGGCTGCGGCCGGGCTGGACGCCGCGCTGCTGGCCCGGCGCGGCTTCAGCGCCAACGCCGAGATTTTTGAGGCGCCGAACGGCTATGTCGAGGTCTTTTTTGGCGAGGGCTTTGACACGGCGATACTGCTGGCCTTTGGTCAGCCGTATCGCCTGGTCGATCCGGGTTTTGCCATCAAGCTGTTTCCCAGCCAGTACGCGACCCATTTTGCGATCAGCGCCGGGCTCGAACTGCACCGCCAGCTG
- a CDS encoding MmgE/PrpD family protein: protein MSITQQLCHTLSQTRFEGLPAAVVTVAKRIMLDGLAVAVAGSLEEGPRIAAAHVKSLGGTPVSSVLGAGFKTSPVSAASVNGVAMHVLDYEPMWSPPTHATSP from the coding sequence GTGTCCATTACCCAACAGCTGTGTCACACCCTCAGCCAGACCCGCTTTGAGGGCCTGCCGGCCGCTGTCGTGACAGTGGCCAAGCGGATCATGCTGGACGGGCTGGCGGTGGCCGTGGCCGGCTCCCTGGAAGAGGGGCCCCGGATTGCCGCCGCACATGTGAAAAGCCTGGGCGGAACACCGGTGTCGAGCGTGCTGGGCGCGGGTTTTAAGACCTCTCCGGTATCGGCCGCGTCGGTCAACGGGGTGGCCATGCACGTGCTCGACTACGAGCCGATGTGGAGCCCGCCGACCCACGCCACTTCGCC
- a CDS encoding isocitrate lyase/PEP mutase family protein — translation MLHDSQGTSQLQSLLSQGGLLTAPGVYDGLSARIAEAAGFAALYISGGAISRSMGYPDLGLVTQTEMLKRLEEIRAVTRLPLIMDADTGYGNAINVLRTVRAYERAGAAALHIEDQVEPKRCGHYEGKEIIEAHEMCQKIRAACAARDRLLIIARTDARAVSGLEAAIERGQAYAQAGADVIFVEAPQSLQEIERIAQAVRAPLLINMFWGGKTPLVPPERLAALGYRIMIVPSDLQRAAIRAMQRAAAAIRQDGNTAALADEMVSFAEREQVIGAPEVETLQKRFL, via the coding sequence ATGCTCCACGACAGCCAGGGAACAAGTCAGCTGCAAAGCCTGCTCAGTCAGGGCGGTCTGCTCACCGCCCCCGGAGTCTACGACGGTCTGTCGGCGCGGATTGCCGAGGCCGCAGGATTTGCGGCTTTGTATATCAGCGGTGGGGCGATCTCGCGCAGCATGGGCTATCCCGACCTGGGCCTGGTGACCCAGACCGAGATGCTCAAGCGGCTGGAAGAGATTCGGGCGGTCACCCGGCTGCCGCTCATCATGGACGCCGACACCGGCTACGGCAACGCGATCAATGTACTGCGGACGGTGCGAGCCTACGAGCGGGCCGGTGCGGCCGCGCTCCATATCGAGGATCAGGTCGAACCCAAGCGCTGCGGGCATTACGAGGGCAAGGAGATCATCGAGGCGCACGAAATGTGCCAGAAAATCCGAGCCGCCTGCGCGGCCCGCGACCGGCTGCTGATTATCGCCCGCACCGACGCCAGAGCGGTCAGCGGCCTGGAGGCAGCCATCGAACGGGGTCAAGCCTATGCCCAGGCCGGCGCGGATGTGATCTTTGTCGAGGCGCCGCAGTCACTCCAAGAAATCGAACGTATCGCACAGGCTGTTCGGGCGCCGCTGCTGATCAATATGTTCTGGGGCGGGAAAACGCCGCTGGTGCCGCCTGAGCGGCTGGCCGCCCTGGGCTACCGGATCATGATCGTGCCCTCAGACTTGCAGCGCGCCGCCATTCGGGCCATGCAGCGCGCCGCAGCGGCTATTCGCCAAGACGGCAATACCGCAGCCCTGGCCGACGAGATGGTATCGTTTGCCGAACGCGAACAGGTCATCGGCGCGCCCGAAGTCGAGACGCTGCAAAAACGGTTTCTCTAA
- a CDS encoding FAD-binding protein encodes MRWAFAKPEAYNAAVQDGAFDPDVLDGKHTLGLRPDKTNWATRVETPPFCAYAVSLGITFTFGGIRINTDAAVVDQLERPIPGLFATGEMTGGFFYHNYPGGAGLMRGAVFGRLAGTHAARFARERRD; translated from the coding sequence GTGCGCTGGGCTTTCGCAAAGCCCGAGGCCTACAACGCGGCGGTTCAGGACGGCGCGTTTGACCCCGACGTTCTGGACGGCAAACACACCCTGGGATTGCGGCCCGACAAGACCAACTGGGCGACCCGCGTTGAGACGCCGCCGTTTTGCGCCTATGCGGTCAGTCTGGGCATCACCTTCACCTTTGGTGGGATTCGAATCAACACCGACGCCGCAGTCGTCGATCAGCTTGAGCGGCCGATTCCGGGCCTGTTCGCCACCGGCGAGATGACGGGCGGATTCTTCTACCACAACTATCCGGGCGGGGCCGGCCTGATGCGCGGAGCGGTCTTTGGTCGGCTGGCCGGGACGCACGCGGCACGCTTTGCCCGCGAGCGGCGGGACTGA